Proteins from a single region of Bdellovibrio svalbardensis:
- a CDS encoding AarF/UbiB family protein, whose protein sequence is MLRQILAIILVATGLLFASLSLASSHKNGAQKELYLSYEQRLALTYAMMAHGEKPEVQREYLDRAEKYFTAVSSLPVKTVQVANFEEFLRHFRGQWPDTQSVVLDLAMIEKDGPRAIAIYESSSPRVQRQIEAYQEWQLEQLKAMAESDKTAQSYLQSKELVGNALHLLQDPSGKTLAKEWLLEQNENLFKKHMQEFDRIGEKIANSEMAQSTDVSMKIVLQTMLTEYFARLSPQSKKLIVSSFLGGNLHANDMQKFEIMVQNSGPQLQKLLQIVARQGDLNPEMIKVFKSLEDAVRPVPYRQVEEILANEKANYKFIYFENKPIGVGTMAQVHRAKILVEGVRKDVVVRFIKPDIEKRVEEDGRILKEVAAILDSNPEFAKTGAPKLAPIVADVTATVTAELSQEDTIARQKMAASRYNQTTFMKTPEYKNSIEFHVPGIYAPETPKSKLMVQELVIGKKLDKEAAAWAELAPNLKKGVVEALAKMWGQEVLFGGGFYHSDLHQGNFMVRLTDEKVRVNILDFGMGGVIPADLQRQVMVLGAGIELKNPELVARSFWKISNKSVNEVTEQQLKSLVVARMKAGITNPDEISIDGWTKWAMNHGLRLPYDFISLNRGIVIVNKLLQDSGSKFSISNMIKSFAFQNPMLVYRRLVLEEKLSHADLMKLGLQEIIGMVRSPEALTSPKMPATFRCEAVLL, encoded by the coding sequence ATGTTGAGACAAATTCTTGCGATCATACTTGTAGCTACCGGTTTGCTGTTCGCCAGTCTTTCTTTGGCTTCTAGTCATAAGAACGGAGCCCAGAAGGAGCTCTATTTGTCCTATGAACAGCGCCTGGCATTGACCTACGCGATGATGGCCCATGGTGAAAAGCCAGAGGTTCAGAGGGAGTACCTCGATCGTGCGGAAAAGTACTTTACTGCGGTTTCCAGTCTTCCGGTTAAAACAGTTCAAGTTGCGAATTTCGAAGAATTCTTAAGGCATTTTAGAGGTCAATGGCCCGACACTCAAAGTGTGGTATTGGATTTGGCCATGATCGAGAAAGACGGCCCACGTGCCATTGCGATCTATGAATCATCAAGCCCTCGGGTGCAAAGACAAATTGAAGCCTATCAAGAGTGGCAGCTAGAACAACTCAAAGCGATGGCCGAATCTGACAAGACGGCGCAAAGTTACCTTCAGTCCAAAGAGCTGGTCGGAAACGCTTTGCATTTGTTGCAAGATCCCTCTGGCAAAACTTTGGCAAAAGAGTGGTTGTTGGAACAAAACGAGAATCTTTTTAAAAAGCATATGCAGGAATTTGATCGCATCGGTGAAAAGATTGCCAACTCTGAGATGGCTCAGTCCACCGACGTTTCCATGAAGATTGTGTTGCAAACGATGCTGACTGAATACTTCGCAAGGCTTTCCCCGCAGTCTAAAAAACTCATTGTATCTTCTTTCTTAGGAGGCAACCTCCACGCGAACGACATGCAAAAGTTCGAGATTATGGTTCAAAATTCCGGACCTCAGTTGCAAAAGCTTTTGCAAATCGTGGCAAGGCAAGGGGACTTGAATCCTGAAATGATCAAGGTCTTTAAATCTTTGGAAGATGCAGTTCGTCCTGTTCCCTATAGACAAGTTGAAGAAATACTTGCCAACGAAAAGGCAAACTACAAGTTTATATATTTCGAGAATAAACCCATTGGCGTCGGGACGATGGCGCAAGTCCACAGAGCGAAAATCCTGGTTGAGGGTGTTCGCAAAGATGTGGTTGTTCGGTTCATTAAACCGGATATCGAAAAGCGCGTGGAAGAAGATGGCCGTATTCTCAAAGAGGTGGCAGCCATCTTGGATAGTAATCCTGAATTTGCAAAGACAGGGGCCCCCAAGTTGGCTCCCATTGTAGCCGATGTCACAGCGACTGTGACAGCAGAGCTCAGTCAGGAAGACACGATTGCCAGACAGAAGATGGCGGCGTCTCGCTACAATCAGACCACATTTATGAAAACGCCAGAATATAAAAACAGCATCGAGTTCCATGTCCCGGGAATTTATGCTCCAGAAACTCCAAAATCGAAACTCATGGTTCAGGAGCTTGTCATTGGTAAAAAACTCGATAAAGAGGCGGCCGCTTGGGCGGAGCTGGCACCGAACCTCAAAAAAGGTGTCGTCGAGGCCTTGGCCAAAATGTGGGGCCAGGAGGTTCTGTTCGGTGGTGGTTTCTATCATTCGGATTTGCATCAGGGAAACTTCATGGTGCGACTCACAGACGAGAAAGTTCGTGTGAACATCCTGGATTTCGGAATGGGCGGTGTGATTCCTGCTGATTTACAGCGCCAGGTTATGGTGTTGGGCGCTGGTATCGAATTGAAAAATCCTGAATTGGTGGCTCGCAGCTTTTGGAAGATTAGTAACAAGTCAGTCAATGAAGTCACCGAGCAACAATTGAAGTCCCTGGTTGTAGCTCGTATGAAAGCGGGAATAACAAATCCAGATGAGATTTCAATCGATGGCTGGACAAAGTGGGCCATGAATCATGGTTTGCGTCTTCCCTATGATTTTATCAGTTTGAATCGCGGTATCGTGATCGTGAATAAGCTTTTGCAAGACAGCGGAAGTAAGTTCTCAATCTCCAATATGATCAAGTCCTTTGCTTTTCAAAATCCAATGCTGGTTTATCGCCGCCTGGTTCTTGAAGAAAAACTATCTCATGCAGATTTGATGAAGTTGGGACTTCAGGAAATTATTGGGATGGTTAGAAGTCCGGAGGCATTAACTTCTCCGAAGATGCCAGCGACCTTCAGATGTGAAGCGGTTTTACTCTAA
- a CDS encoding MOSC domain-containing protein, whose amino-acid sequence MRIEELYIYPVKSARAQALKEMKMTHEGPEGDRQWMLIDENGKFISQRTVPKLATLEVFHETAALTMGFEKMFFKISKNNSFQRKVKVSVWNDTFEAALEPDLYSQALSQYLGVNCRLVRYAPYSQRRVLSHAADWKPEVRFADGRPLQLVNLKSLEELNSRLAQPVGVDRFRANIIFQGEKAYEEETWKKIKVGEVVFSLPKKCARCTIITIDQKTGIPSGPDPLKTLAGYRREGNGVFFGTLWIPENEGLIRVGDSLQVLE is encoded by the coding sequence ATGAGAATTGAAGAACTTTACATTTATCCAGTTAAATCAGCCCGCGCACAAGCATTAAAAGAAATGAAGATGACTCACGAGGGTCCCGAAGGGGATCGTCAGTGGATGCTGATTGATGAAAATGGAAAGTTTATTTCTCAAAGAACCGTGCCCAAGTTGGCAACTCTTGAAGTTTTCCATGAGACTGCCGCTTTGACGATGGGTTTTGAAAAGATGTTCTTTAAGATTTCGAAGAATAATTCTTTTCAGCGCAAGGTGAAAGTGTCGGTTTGGAATGACACTTTTGAGGCGGCGCTGGAACCGGATTTGTATTCTCAAGCGCTGTCTCAATATTTGGGAGTGAATTGTCGCTTGGTTCGCTATGCGCCGTACTCACAACGTCGCGTGCTTTCACATGCGGCTGATTGGAAACCTGAAGTTCGTTTTGCCGATGGCAGACCTTTACAACTTGTGAACCTGAAAAGTCTGGAAGAGCTGAATTCACGTCTGGCGCAACCGGTGGGTGTGGATCGCTTCCGTGCAAATATCATTTTTCAGGGTGAGAAAGCCTATGAAGAAGAGACTTGGAAGAAGATCAAAGTAGGCGAAGTGGTGTTCTCACTTCCAAAAAAATGTGCGCGCTGTACGATTATCACTATTGATCAAAAGACCGGAATTCCCAGTGGACCTGATCCACTAAAAACCTTGGCAGGCTATCGCCGCGAGGGAAATGGTGTCTTCTTTGGAACTTTGTGGATCCCTGAAAATGAAGGTCTCATTCGTGTCGGCGACAGTCTGCAGGTTTTGGAGTAG
- a CDS encoding alpha/beta hydrolase, with protein MTHQSTSLEFTERMAGHFIEKQFTLSANSPLKRNDFVQIEEANERTPFEFTLTIKVNDLDQFIVDPLLQAIAFGKITNFQGGQDLTVETGLFNLFVRSEASPDLDTAKEMHYTLFLKDSQGKAWTFFGFKEVLKEDSFEMWNQTTTLYYYLWEGHSTFDHPANKKVQGVGILRISVSDFIKQLGTFKSNAPSALEEQNAVIKFLNVFASNLWVAYAPFIFTTTSARWNEHLFPVNSTQGVALGEKHLYPLDTQDGLTISVQRFKAKETKNVVLLLHGLTTSTDMYIMPEHQNFVNYLHANGFTDVWSLDWRGSGRFVYNLMPHRYNIDDIAKNDIPKAIEFIRQACGEDVKIHVVSHCVGSLSFMASLAAGHVKGIASVISNSVSLTPKVRWQAFLKMIFGPELLEYLFGYAYISPRMPYFPGPGFGKWLYWMERGIRHECKEPACHLVSFMWGWGYPAAYVHRNIHPTTHRRLADLFGGTSFHYYRHIRKMLFAKASVSFDKKTNYLQESQKRDLPPILFISGSENNIFPGSNKMTYEALKTGKNASRVQYLEFPGYGHQDTFMGQYSHIEVFPKLLAFLKEQKV; from the coding sequence GTGACACACCAAAGCACCTCCCTCGAGTTCACAGAGAGAATGGCCGGCCACTTCATCGAAAAGCAATTTACTCTTTCGGCCAATAGTCCCTTGAAGCGAAACGACTTCGTACAAATCGAAGAAGCCAATGAACGAACCCCCTTCGAGTTCACCCTCACGATCAAGGTCAACGACTTGGATCAGTTCATCGTCGATCCTTTGTTGCAGGCCATCGCTTTCGGCAAGATCACCAATTTCCAAGGCGGACAGGATCTCACCGTCGAGACAGGCTTGTTCAATCTCTTCGTGCGCTCTGAGGCAAGTCCCGATTTGGATACAGCCAAGGAAATGCATTACACGTTATTTTTGAAAGATTCTCAGGGAAAAGCTTGGACCTTCTTTGGCTTCAAAGAAGTGCTCAAGGAAGATTCTTTTGAGATGTGGAATCAGACCACCACCTTGTACTATTACCTTTGGGAAGGACACTCCACCTTCGACCATCCCGCAAATAAGAAGGTTCAAGGTGTCGGAATCTTGCGAATCTCGGTCAGTGATTTCATCAAGCAACTTGGCACTTTTAAAAGTAACGCTCCTTCAGCCCTTGAAGAGCAGAACGCGGTGATAAAGTTTTTAAATGTCTTCGCCAGCAATCTTTGGGTGGCTTATGCTCCCTTCATCTTTACAACAACTTCTGCGCGCTGGAATGAACATCTCTTCCCCGTGAACTCCACCCAAGGTGTCGCACTGGGGGAAAAACATCTCTACCCACTGGATACGCAAGATGGGCTGACCATCTCAGTGCAACGGTTTAAAGCCAAAGAAACTAAGAACGTCGTTCTTTTACTACACGGCTTAACGACATCCACGGACATGTACATCATGCCTGAGCATCAAAACTTCGTAAATTATCTGCATGCCAATGGCTTCACGGATGTATGGTCTTTGGATTGGCGCGGCAGCGGTCGTTTCGTCTACAACTTAATGCCTCATCGCTACAACATTGATGACATTGCGAAGAATGACATCCCAAAAGCGATCGAGTTCATTCGCCAAGCCTGCGGAGAGGATGTGAAAATTCATGTCGTCAGTCACTGCGTTGGCTCTTTGTCATTCATGGCTTCACTGGCGGCAGGACATGTTAAAGGTATCGCCAGCGTTATCTCAAACAGTGTCTCTTTAACTCCCAAAGTTCGTTGGCAGGCCTTTCTTAAAATGATCTTTGGGCCAGAACTCTTAGAATATCTTTTTGGTTATGCTTACATCAGTCCGCGCATGCCTTATTTCCCAGGTCCTGGATTTGGCAAATGGCTTTATTGGATGGAAAGAGGCATTCGTCATGAGTGCAAAGAACCGGCATGTCATCTGGTCAGCTTTATGTGGGGCTGGGGATACCCAGCCGCTTATGTCCATCGCAACATTCACCCGACTACACATCGTCGTTTGGCCGATCTTTTTGGAGGCACTAGCTTTCACTACTATCGCCATATTCGAAAGATGCTTTTTGCCAAGGCTTCTGTCTCTTTTGATAAGAAGACCAACTATCTGCAGGAATCTCAAAAGAGGGATCTCCCGCCCATTCTGTTTATCAGTGGATCTGAAAACAACATCTTCCCGGGCTCTAACAAAATGACTTACGAGGCATTGAAAACCGGCAAGAACGCCTCCCGAGTTCAATACCTCGAGTTCCCTGGCTATGGCCATCAGGACACCTTTATGGGCCAGTATTCGCACATTGAAGTCTTCCCGAAACTTCTCGCTTTCCTGAAGGAACAAAAGGTTTAA